The Sebastes umbrosus isolate fSebUmb1 chromosome 4, fSebUmb1.pri, whole genome shotgun sequence genome has a window encoding:
- the LOC119486681 gene encoding vegetative cell wall protein gp1-like — translation MGGNSQSHLSGEDGEGGGVHFVKGIRLSDKVIHRMKESSKVVPPPSQNGCPYSPQTQPPTPVPAPSVEHLIPLLTPPPPFIPSPPPPQEAPSTPPSVEPVKLIPPPPVKFHSLPPTSASPTPPVEPKTPPLTDRVVPATPPPPSTPSPQVEAPASPPPPAVVEPVVLPPVESFIPPHVEPEILSTPPIAEHVVLPPPVESAQPLASPLPSETPPAIIEPVVLSTPPVKMVQPPPTVEATPVETITPPCPAASVPVEAVVSHPQVETTLVEPVVPPAAVEKEVPQVRVSAVDPPSPCELVPPSPAPEPVAAPSPPPEPVAAPSPPPEPVATPSPPPEPVAAPSPPPEPVAAPSPPPEPVAAPSPPPEPVAAPSPPPEPVAAPSPPPEPVAAPSPPPEPVAAPSPPPEPVATPSPPPEPVAAPSPPPEPVAAPSPAPVPVAAPSPAPEPVAAPSPPPEPVAAPSPAPEPVAAPSTPLEPVAAPSPPPEPVAAPSPPPEPVAAPSPAPEPVAAPSPPPEPVAAPSPPPEPVAAPSPPPEPVAAASPPPEPVAAPSQP, via the exons CTGTCAGATAAAGTGATCCACCGGATGAAAGAGTCTTCAAAGGTCGTTCCTCCGCCCTCCCAGAATGGATGTCCTTACTCGCCTCAAACACAACCACCCACTCCAGTTCCCGCCCCATCTGTCGAACACTTAATACCTCTTctgacacctcctcctccattcatcccatctccacctcctcctcaggAAGCCCCATCCACACCTCCATCAGTGGAACCTGTAAaactcatccctcctcctcctgtaaaGTTTCACTCCCTGCCTCCTACCTCTGCATCCCCGACTCCACCTGTAGAGCCAAAAACTCCACCTCTAACCGACCGTGTTGTCCCAGccactcctccacctccatctaCACCTTCTCCACAAGTAGAAGCACCtgcatcacctcctcctcctgctgtagTGGAGCCAGTAGTCCTACCTCCTGTTGAATCCTTCATCCCACCTCATGTAGAGCCAGAAATCCTGTCTACACCGCCGATAGCAGAACACGTTGTCCTACCTCCACCTGTAGAATCAGCTCAACCTTTAGCTTCACCTCTGCCCTCTGAAACACCTCCAGCTATTATTGAACCTGTTGTCCTGTCTACGCCACCAGTGAAAATGGTTCAACCTCCACCCACTGTTGAAGCTACACCAGTTGAAACAATAACACCACCTTGTCCTGCTGCTTCAGTTCCAGTTGAAGCTGTAGTTTCACATCCGCAAGTGGAGACGACTCTTGTTGAGCCTGTAGTCCCACCGGCTGCAGTTGAAAAAGAAGTGCCACAAGTCCGGGTTTCAGCTGTCGATCCACCGTCTCCATGTGAACTGGTTCCACCCTCACCTGCTCCAGAGCCGGTGGCGGCACCCTCACCTCCTCCAGAGCCGGTGGCGGCACCCTCACCTCCTCCAGAGCCGGTTGCAACACCATCACCTCCTCCAGAGCCAGTGGCGGCACCCTCACCTCCTCCAGAGCCGGTGGCGGCACCCTCACCTCCTCCAGAGCCGGTGGCCGCACCCTCACCTCCTCCAGAGCCGGTGGCGGCACCCTCACCTCCTCCAGAGCCGGTGGCCGCACCCTCACCTCCTCCAGAGCCGGTGGCGGCACCCTCACCTCCTCCAGAGCCGGTGGCGgcaccttcacctcctccagagCCGGTTGCAACACCATCACCTCCTCCAGAGCCGGTGGCGGCACCCTCACCTCCTCCAGAGCCGGTGGCAGCACCCTCACCTGCTCCAGTGCCGGTGGCGGCACCCTCACCTGCTCCAGAGCCGGTGGCGgcaccctctcctcctccagagccGGTGGCGGCACCCTCACCTGCTCCAGAGCCGGTGGCGGCACCCTCAACTcctctagagccggtggcggcaccctctcctcctccagagccggtggcggcaccctctcctcctccagagccGGTTGCGGCACCCTCACCTGCTCCAGAGCCGGTGGCGgcaccctctcctcctccagagccGGTTGCGgcaccctctcctcctccagagccggtggcggcaccctctcctcctccagagccggtggcggcagcgtctcctcctccagagccggtggcggcaccctcac agccG